A window of Candidatus Fermentibacter sp. genomic DNA:
GGGCGAGAGGGGGTTCATAGCCCGCCTCAGGAGGGAGTTCCCCGGGCTCCGCGAAGCCGGGGACGATGCCGCCGTGCTTCCCGCTCTGTCCTGTCCCGTCGCCACGATCGACTCCTTCGTGGAGGGCAGGCATTTCCACCGCTGGTGGTGCGACCCGGCAGTCCTGGGCAGGAGGCTGCTCGAGGCGACCCTGAGCGACCTGGCATCGATGGGCGCCGGGCCGTCGAGCGTGCTCGTCTCCCTGGCCGCCCCCGGGGATCTCGGCTGGGACTGGCTCTCGGGATTCTACGCGGGCCTCCTCTCCAGGGATGACTGCATCGTGGCCGGAGGCGAGACGGTGGCTTCGGACAGGCTCCTGATAACGATCTCCGCCACCGGAGAGGGCGGCGATCCCTCCACGCTCCTCAGGCGCAGCTCCATGGAGCCGGGGGATTCGCTGTGGCTCACGGGACCCCTGGGCAGATCGCTAGACATAGAGGCCGCGATGGAGGCTTGCGGAGGCCTCGAAGGCGCCTCGCTCCGCCCGGTGAAGCCCCTGCCGGAGAGCGAAATCGAGCGGATCAGGGCCTTCCTCCGACCCCTGGCGGCCTTCGACGAGGCCGGCATCATCAGGAAGAGGGGCGTCCGCTGCGCGATCGACGTATCGGACGGGCTCTTCTCGGAAGCGATGCACCTGTGCTCCGAGAGCGGGGCCGGATGCGAGATCGACCTCGACCCGGTGCCGCTCTTCGAGGCAGTCCGCGACAGGCCCGCGGAGGCCTGTGCGGCCGGCGAGGATTTCGTCCTCCTGTTCAGCGCCCCGCCTTCGCTCGACTTCGCGGACTGCGGTTTCGCAAGGATCGGCTGCGCCTCCGAGGAACCCGGGGTGCGGATCAGCCTGGGCGGCCGGCCCGCCGGGCTTCCGGGCAGAACCGGCTACGACCATTTCGAATGCTGAAGAACGCCTGCAGGGACTTCTATCGGTGACTGTGGAGGCTGACATGCAGAGAACCCTTGAGATACTGGAGAAGCTCGTCTCGATCCCGTCCCCGTCGGGCATGACGGACGGGGCCGTGGCATTCCTCGAGGAGTCCGCACGGGGCGCAGGCATCCCGACGGCACTGACCAACAAGGGCGGCCTGCTGGCCGGGTGCCTCGGCGAACCCGAGCTCGTGGTGTCGGGGCATGTCGACACCCTCGGGGCGATAGTGAGCGGCCTCAGGAGCGACGGCACCCTCTCGTTCTCGCAGATCGGCGGTCTCGTCCTCCCCTCGTTCGAGGCGGAGTACGTGACGGTGCATTCCGAAGGGGGGAAGACCTTCAGAGGAACTCTCCTCCTCGACAACCCAGCGGTCCATGTCAACCGGGATGCGGGGAAGACGGAGCGCAGCCAGACCAACATGCACGTCAGGCTGGATGTCGAGGCGTCATCGAAGAAGGACCTCGAAGGTCTCGGTGTCGGAGTCGGCGACTTCATCTCGTTCGATCCCAGGTTCGAGCGCACATCGACCGGGTTCGTGAAGTCGAGGTTCCTCGACGACAAGGCGGGCTGTGCGGCCATGGCGGGTGCCATGCTGGCGCTCGGGGCGGACGGGATGGACAAGGCCCGGACCTGCTTCTTCTTCACGAACTTCGAGGAGGTCGGGCACGGGGCCTCCGCGGGCATCCCCGGCTCCGCCCGGCGCATGCTCGTGGTGGACATGGGCGTCGTCGGGGAGAAGGTCGAGGGGGTCGAGACGGCGGTCTCTATCTGCGTCAAGGACTCCAGGGGTCCGTATGACCTGGCCCTCCGCCGCAGGCTCGCGGGCCTGGCCCGGGAGGGGGGGATACCGCACAGGCTCGACGTGTTCCCGTTCTACGGCTCGGACGGAGCTTCTGCCCAGTCGGCGGGATACGACATCAGGACGGCGCTCGTCGGCCCCGGGGTCTCGGCCTCGCACGGCATGGAGAGGACTCATGCGAAGGGGATCGAGGCGGCCCGCGACCTTGTGAGGGCCTTCGTGGAAAGCGGCCCGGGGGTCGACTGAGCGACCCGGGAGAGAGGAGGTGGCGTGATGCACGCTTCGGCCATGGTGGCGATCCTGTGCGCTTCGCTCGAGCTGGTGGAGCTCGGCGCATCCGGTACCCTCACAACGAACCGGCCCTACTGCGGTTCTTGAGCGGATTACGGACGCAGGTACCAGGTTCTGGTACTCGGAGAAGAGATGAACGGGCCGGGCACCATCTCGGAGGTCCAGCTCTTCGCGACCCATGACGCCTTCAGCGAGGCCGTGTTCTACAAGGCGGAGATCCTGTTCTGCCACACCACCATGGATGAGCTGACGACATCCTTCTCGGACAACTACGCCGGGTTCGAACCGGCCAGGGCCCACTGGCTGGACACTCTCGCGATCGACTGGACAGCGCCCGGGTGGAACGGATTCGAGCTCCAGCAGCCCTTCGAATACGACGGGGAGCACAACCTGATCATCGAGTTCAGGTATCTCGGCGAGGACGGCAGGACCATAAACGCCAAGGCCTTCTATCCCCCGACCCCGAACAGGACTCTGGACGCGGGGCTTCCCACTTCGTCGACCGGCGAGCTCCTGAGCTTCATGAACTCGCTCAGGATCTACTTCACGCCGCCGACGGGGATCGCAGGGGACGACGGATCCGCAGGGCCTTCGATGACTCTCCGGGCCTGCCCGTCCGCCGATCCGGCGTTCGTTCTCGACGTGCCCGGTGCGGGCCCGGCAGCGCTCGGTCTCTACTCGTCCGACGGCAGGCTCGTCTGGGAATGGGGCGGTACGAGCCTCCAGGCCGGTGAGACGACGGTTTCCGGGGTTCCCGGCAGCCTGCCGCCCGGGATCTACACCGCCGTGCTCGAGGCATGCGGTTCCACCACTTCCGTCAGGGTGGCAATCCTGAGATGAGCGACGGACCGGCCGGCACGAAGGAGAAGCGGCTTCTGCGCCCGACCTTCAGGCATCTGCTCGAATATGCGGCCCTCAGGGCGGTGGTCCTGGCCCTGGACCTGATGCCGCTGCGCATGGCGCTGTGCTTCGGGGCGGCGATCGGCCGGGCCGCATGGATCCTCGGGATCAGGCGGAAGGTCTCCCTGATCAATCTCGGGCAGGCCTTCCCCGATCTTCCCGTGCGAGCGAGAGCGGAGATAGGCGCTCGCTCCTACGCCAAT
This region includes:
- a CDS encoding thiamine-phosphate kinase produces the protein MNDGGASGPTLSGMGERGFIARLRREFPGLREAGDDAAVLPALSCPVATIDSFVEGRHFHRWWCDPAVLGRRLLEATLSDLASMGAGPSSVLVSLAAPGDLGWDWLSGFYAGLLSRDDCIVAGGETVASDRLLITISATGEGGDPSTLLRRSSMEPGDSLWLTGPLGRSLDIEAAMEACGGLEGASLRPVKPLPESEIERIRAFLRPLAAFDEAGIIRKRGVRCAIDVSDGLFSEAMHLCSESGAGCEIDLDPVPLFEAVRDRPAEACAAGEDFVLLFSAPPSLDFADCGFARIGCASEEPGVRISLGGRPAGLPGRTGYDHFEC
- a CDS encoding M42 family metallopeptidase; protein product: MQRTLEILEKLVSIPSPSGMTDGAVAFLEESARGAGIPTALTNKGGLLAGCLGEPELVVSGHVDTLGAIVSGLRSDGTLSFSQIGGLVLPSFEAEYVTVHSEGGKTFRGTLLLDNPAVHVNRDAGKTERSQTNMHVRLDVEASSKKDLEGLGVGVGDFISFDPRFERTSTGFVKSRFLDDKAGCAAMAGAMLALGADGMDKARTCFFFTNFEEVGHGASAGIPGSARRMLVVDMGVVGEKVEGVETAVSICVKDSRGPYDLALRRRLAGLAREGGIPHRLDVFPFYGSDGASAQSAGYDIRTALVGPGVSASHGMERTHAKGIEAARDLVRAFVESGPGVD